The Paenibacillus guangzhouensis region ATCCACCCCCAGTGGGTCCGAAGTATCCTAGCGGAGACGAAGGCGGACTTCCACCAAGAAGGAATAGGAGTGGAGGTAAACGCGGTGGGAAAGGTGGCAAAGGCGGCGGTCTACTAGGTGGTTTAGGTGGATTGCTCGGCGGATTAGGCAAAGGGCTTGGCGGCCTCGGCAAAATGCTGAATCCGTTCAAGCTGATCGGCAAGATTGTTCCGATGTTCAGGCTGCTCGGGCCCGTGATCTCGAAGCTGTCGCCGCTGGTTGCGAAGCTGGGGGATGCATTTCTGAAAGGGATGGGGAAAAGCTCAGGCATCATTAAAAAGGTGAGTACTCTGATTGGTTCTTTTCAGAGTGTGCTCATCAACTTGGTTACCATGGCGGGACAACGGTTTGCGCAATTCATCGCGTGGCTGCAGCCGGCACTTCCGACGATCGTCGGATTTATCACGGGTGTAGTTCAGAAGGCTGTACAGTTCTTTGCGCCATTGCTGCCACCGATCATGCAGGTGTTCCAGACGGTATTCGGCTGGATTGTCGAGAACATGCCTGTGTTTCAAGCAGCGATCGGAAGTGTATTTAGCGCACTCGGCCCGATTATTCAGACGGTCGTGAATGTGTTCCAGATGCTCTGGGGCATTTGGATGGAGGCCTGGCCGACGATTCAATCGATTCTAGAATCGGTATGGGCTGTCGTGCAGCCGATCTTTGACGTCTTCATTACGATCATTCAGATTTTAATGAACGTGATTCAAGCGGTCTGGGATGCGCTGAAGCCGGTGCTCGAGATGATTTGGGAGGCGCTAAAACCAATTATTGATGGGATTGGCAGCATGATTAGTGCGTTTGGCGATGGCTTGGACTGGGTGCTCGATAAGGTATTTGGAGGCGGCGGAGGCAGCGGTCAAGACAGTGCAGTCGGAGGTGCCTCAGATCCAGCGAAGAAGCATGCGGCTGGTCTGCTTACGGTTCCGAGGGACAACTACCCGGCGCTGCTGCATCGTAATGAAGCCGTGCTCACAGCACGCGAAGCCAATCAATATCGCAATGGCGGAGCGGGGCGCGGCATTACGATCAATCTGAATAATCCAGTGGCACGTGAGGAAGCCGACTTCAAGAAATGGGCAGTCATCCTGCGCACAGAGCTGGAAAGTGCGGGCTTGAACATGGCTTAGGAGGAGGTGAGAAGGAATGATCGAATTTTGGTTGACGTTCAACAACAATGAAGAATCCATATGGCTGCACATTCCGCCGCCGTCGTTCGAGATTCAGACGGGGTTATGCAATTCGACAGTCACCTTGCACGAATTGGGCGAGTTAATGCTAACGGGCAAGCGCAGGCTGAAGACGGTGTCGTTGAGCAGTTATTTTCCAGTGGTGGACGATGGGCTTGGTCAGTATAAGTCGCCGAAGCCGCCAAAGGAGCTTGTGAAGATGATTGAGAACTGGCGGGACAGCCAAAAGCCGATGCGGCTGCTGATTTTCGGCAAGGGGCTTGTCGTCAATGA contains the following coding sequences:
- a CDS encoding phage tail protein, with the translated sequence MCGSNGEKKSCSKCNKASSDGSANISLKHALFQVQMVQRQVDLLKKSMRNMQMNIQVKTNVVRKQMLDMKAQIEGTAKFNIELVAEPKIKLDWKDMLMKAGIFIATLVALKIAIKKLGGSAEFKIKYSIEKMKPKRTKATLMNPPPVGPKYPSGDEGGLPPRRNRSGGKRGGKGGKGGGLLGGLGGLLGGLGKGLGGLGKMLNPFKLIGKIVPMFRLLGPVISKLSPLVAKLGDAFLKGMGKSSGIIKKVSTLIGSFQSVLINLVTMAGQRFAQFIAWLQPALPTIVGFITGVVQKAVQFFAPLLPPIMQVFQTVFGWIVENMPVFQAAIGSVFSALGPIIQTVVNVFQMLWGIWMEAWPTIQSILESVWAVVQPIFDVFITIIQILMNVIQAVWDALKPVLEMIWEALKPIIDGIGSMISAFGDGLDWVLDKVFGGGGGSGQDSAVGGASDPAKKHAAGLLTVPRDNYPALLHRNEAVLTAREANQYRNGGAGRGITINLNNPVAREEADFKKWAVILRTELESAGLNMA
- a CDS encoding LysM peptidoglycan-binding domain-containing protein, whose translation is MIEFWLTFNNNEESIWLHIPPPSFEIQTGLCNSTVTLHELGELMLTGKRRLKTVSLSSYFPVVDDGLGQYKSPKPPKELVKMIENWRDSQKPMRLLIFGKGLVVNEAMVIENFSYSQKNGPEDVYFTLDLKEYRFVKVKTTPLNAKEAEQLRPRPSDRGLAKTYTVQPGDTLKKIAKKVYGDESRSITIKETNHITSEYSLKVGMQLKIG